A genome region from Deinococcus sp. KNUC1210 includes the following:
- the pyrF gene encoding orotidine-5'-phosphate decarboxylase — MPASFAARLRHRTLTLNTRLCLGLDPREDAYASRAELRAHTLAVLDACAELVACVKPQLAFYEALGLWGMELLEEVCDAARARDLPIILDAKRGDIGSTAAAYARAWLSGRHAGAALTVNPWLGFETLHPFLEAAQQGGGAVFVLVKTSNPGQADLQGDGSSERVAAELTAQAARLPLEHGLSSIGAVVGATHPHELAQWRSRLPHAPLLLPGLGAQGAKAGDLAGAFFEDGTGAVVSASRGIQYADSNDVQAAVLAAQSFRDGLNAGLQRR, encoded by the coding sequence CTGCTTCCTTCGCTGCCCGCCTCCGTCACCGTACGCTCACCCTGAACACCCGGCTGTGTCTGGGCCTCGATCCGCGTGAAGACGCCTATGCCAGCCGCGCCGAACTGAGAGCGCACACGTTGGCGGTGCTGGATGCCTGTGCTGAACTGGTAGCCTGCGTGAAGCCGCAACTGGCCTTCTATGAGGCGCTGGGGCTCTGGGGCATGGAGCTGCTGGAAGAGGTGTGTGACGCGGCCCGCGCCCGCGATCTGCCGATCATTCTCGATGCCAAGCGCGGTGACATCGGCAGCACGGCGGCGGCGTATGCGCGGGCGTGGCTGAGCGGTCGGCACGCGGGCGCGGCCCTGACGGTCAATCCGTGGCTGGGCTTCGAAACGCTCCACCCCTTTCTCGAAGCGGCGCAGCAGGGGGGCGGGGCGGTTTTCGTGCTCGTCAAGACCAGTAATCCCGGTCAGGCCGATTTGCAGGGGGACGGCTCCTCCGAGCGGGTCGCCGCCGAGCTGACGGCGCAGGCGGCGCGGCTGCCCCTCGAACACGGGCTGTCGAGTATCGGAGCGGTGGTCGGTGCCACGCACCCGCATGAACTGGCGCAGTGGCGTTCGCGTCTGCCACATGCGCCGCTGCTGCTGCCGGGGCTGGGCGCTCAGGGTGCGAAGGCCGGAGACCTCGCGGGCGCGTTTTTCGAAGACGGCACCGGCGCGGTGGTCAGTGCCAGCCGGGGGATTCAGTACGCCGACAGCAACGACGTACAGGCGGCAGTCCTGGCAGCGCAGAGCTTCCGGGACGGGCTGAATGCCGGGCTCCAGCGGCGCTGA
- a CDS encoding CPBP family intramembrane glutamic endopeptidase, with protein sequence MTDWLPPPPAASPPSPPADSQPGGIPIRPLDGNRALLLLLVTQTALVSVLVARGVPLGLSALLGVVATVLAALLLMRGTLIRLIQDTRWRTPPAIWTALGALALGVIASRGLLVFVLSVSPKAVANLPDYPTSGLDTWLFIVVGGLLIPVAEEVVFRGLLMRGFEQARGPVFAALVSGLLFSLAHGVPAQIAAIVPIAWVLARSNQASGSLWTGVLIHALNNGGSLLLVQLLSGTQLMDQAQKQLGQQAALPLQLGVAGLLVAAAAMFVATLWLRPRPDLPAPVGGPVISATLVTAVIFILLIVLSQIAPLRTLVGR encoded by the coding sequence ATGACCGACTGGCTCCCGCCGCCGCCCGCCGCCTCTCCCCCATCCCCACCTGCCGATTCCCAGCCGGGCGGCATTCCGATTCGCCCGCTGGACGGCAACCGTGCCCTGCTGCTGCTGCTAGTGACGCAGACGGCGCTGGTATCGGTGCTGGTGGCCCGGGGTGTACCGCTGGGGCTGTCAGCGCTGCTGGGCGTGGTGGCGACGGTACTGGCCGCCCTGCTGCTGATGCGCGGCACCCTGATCCGGCTGATTCAGGACACGCGCTGGCGCACGCCGCCCGCCATCTGGACGGCGCTGGGTGCACTGGCGCTGGGCGTGATCGCCTCGCGTGGCCTGCTGGTCTTCGTGCTGAGCGTGTCGCCAAAAGCGGTGGCGAACCTGCCGGACTATCCGACGAGCGGCCTCGATACCTGGCTGTTTATCGTGGTGGGCGGGCTGCTCATTCCGGTGGCCGAGGAGGTCGTCTTCCGGGGCCTGCTGATGCGCGGCTTCGAGCAGGCGAGGGGGCCGGTGTTCGCGGCGCTCGTCAGCGGGCTGCTGTTCTCGCTGGCACACGGTGTTCCGGCACAGATCGCGGCGATTGTGCCGATTGCCTGGGTGCTGGCCCGCTCCAATCAGGCCAGCGGCAGCCTGTGGACGGGCGTGCTGATCCACGCGCTGAACAACGGCGGGTCGCTGCTGCTGGTGCAGCTGCTGAGCGGCACGCAGCTGATGGATCAGGCGCAGAAGCAGCTGGGGCAGCAGGCGGCCCTGCCGCTGCAGCTGGGGGTGGCAGGCCTGCTGGTAGCGGCGGCGGCGATGTTCGTGGCGACGCTGTGGCTGCGGCCCCGCCCAGATCTTCCTGCCCCAGTGGGCGGCCCGGTCATCAGTGCGACTCTGGTGACGGCAGTCATCTTCATTCTGCTGATCGTGCTGAGTCAGATCGCGCCCCTCAGAACCCTGGTAGGACGCTAG